atccttttagtAAGAAAATCTgattaaattgaaaatattcacGAGATTAAGAAAGTTAGAGGGAAAAAGGGACGAAAACGAACATCGGCGGCTTACTCAGACTTGTGTCGAACATTTAGCGCGAACTTATGAATAGTAGTCGTAGTTACCTGGACGGCAATTACCTATGGATCGAGGTGTAGGTTCTAGTGGTCTGCTGGAGCAAAATCTCTCCCTCCCTCCCACCCCCTTAGAGCAAGCGAGCGATCGAATCCAAAGATTATGTGGTGtttctatttaatttatttaaaggttattattattattattattattattattactattattattttattatttttttaaatactattattatgCTGTCTAAAGGATGCAACAGCTAGAAATTTCCTGTCGTCTCTTGTTCCTCGCAATTTCTTCCTCATGCTTTTAGCAAATTTCCCGCGTAAGGAGGCTTCCCATTAAAGCATAGATtagattttcaaggattttctcaAGGCACGCTCACTATAGCTCTTTTTTAAGCATTGACGAGTTAATTTCATCCAGATAATGAGCATTTCGACACAGGACACATCTATAGCAAAGTAACTAAggaattttttcctgagaagttggaaattgtaatttttcagagaattcccttctttttcaaaacaactaTCCTAAATAGAGATCCGATCTGATGGTCCCACTACTAGTTTATAATCCTGGTCAGTCAGtagcaagaatttttttctttttaagaaaaCGTTTTCCAAGCCAAacgttttgtgtttttcaaatAGCTGACTTTTGTTTCGGGGAGAAAATTTCCGAATCCTGCATGATTGAGCCGAACTTCTGCGCAAAACGTTGTGCGCTTTCATTTCAGCAGTCTTGAATTTCACGAAAAACCATagaaagttgagaaaattaCAATGACCTTTCTAGAATGGAACTCAACTTTCTGGATGATGTCAGAATAGTTACAAGTATGGAAAATACGAGCGCACATAATGCTACGAATGCGGATATCAAAGATATGTGAAGTTTCGGATGTTGTTCGAATACGAGCGGCTGACATATTTTTTCCGTCGTCCCCCAGAAATGCGTCGAAAAGCTGTCGATGAAACGACGGgtgaaagaacgaaaaaataaaattatttcggAGAAAACGAGATCcgagaaacgagaaaaaaacagcagtcgttgtcttctttttaaaacgcgagtgagaaaaaaatcaaggtgGGTCCAGCTAGGATTTCTTTCTCGAGCGCTCCGCTGCTTCCACGACACATGTATTGACgagggaaatttttgaagtgggCGAAATCACGCGATAATGGAATTTCTGGAGCGATGGATCGTTGTAGGAGTAGGAATGAAGTagcacacatacatatataattgCAGCATATTTATCCcgtaacgacgacgacgacaacgacgacgagacgacgacgacaacgacgacgagacgacgacgacaaGAATATGTGCTCGATTCAAGCAGAGCACAAACATGTGCCATAACCATGTGCTTAAAACTCACGTAACTCTGTGTTGTCTGGTAAGCAGAATGttctagaaatagaaaatatttcaataaatatTCTAACACACTGTTTACGTAGTTGCATCTCGggcatttccaaaaaaaaaagaaataaacagcaaattttccgagaatattttctttttaaggtAAAAATTTCATATATCTGTTCTGTTcaatcctgttttttttttgttttatggcacacctgcaggtgtttccaataaataaataaataaataaataaatatatttgcCGATTAGGAACTtacaaaataataagataagCACCGAATTTTCTGAGAATGTTCATTGTTTAAGGTGAAAATTCTATATATTTACAGTTgacaatttataaaaatttacaGTTAGttacaatttttgaaatgataagACAAGCACTACTTCTTCTTGAGAATATTTACTGTTTaggatgaaaatttttgaatactcAGCAAAATTATTCAGTGCATGATACCTAAGCTGTTGTTATGTATGTACTGTTCACACGGTGCACGTTAAAATGTTCTTAATGACCTCGTtatcataaataaatgataaataaatattttagctaattttgagaaggaaaaagctCGAACTCTACAAACGTCTTTTCTTCCCACGAATAGGTTTCCGTAAGATATTTTTATGGCAGGATTGCGGGAGTGTGAAAGCAGTTGACGAAGGTAGCGAGACATCAAAATATAGGACTAAAACTAAATTCTAGGGGCTCATTTAAATTAGCGGCTCATTTGCATTCTCATTTTCGACtagtattttaaaatttttagtttgTCACCACTCCCTAGCAAGGATTTGGGTGGATTGTgacggttttttttggaaacaagtCGTCGTAGCTTTGCTATATGTAGGTCCCATCGCAAGgagacatttttttaatgtatcaAGAGAGATGGAAAGTAACCGGGAAATTTTAAAGCGCAGATCCAGAGATTTTTACCGACCAGAACTGATCGTATCGCAAAATTCGCTAGTAGAAACTCCTATTTGCAGCTCCCGTGCTATTAATATTGGGACCTTTGTATATTTTAAATTACAGTTAATTGATTTAGCGTAGCCAGAACCAAATGaattaaatttataaaaagcGCAAAATTTTAAACGATCGAATGATTGAAATTTATTGGTTTGATTTAAATgatttaaagaagaagaagagctcTAGTGTAGCCTTTCTCTAAATAATTTATGAAGGTGGTGAACTTCTAACCTTAGAAtgattcttcaattttttaaaattttctcatttgagaGGGAAACAGCTTAGAGACCGAATCCTTACCTTCTGTGGAAAGGACACAGTGTACATATGAGTAGAAGTCAACGAATGTCCAAGCCGTAATcgtttaataataattagtaataattcttaattaatctttttaatttaacttaattcttaatttaatattaattcaCATGATTGTTTTATcaactattttatttcctaaCCATATGGATTTGAACAGACACTTCTATGGTAAccataaacaaaagaaaatctctgGAGTGGAGAAAATCCAATAGCCGAAACAAATAGAGTACGGGGGCGAGAAGCTGCCgatttcagcagaaaaaaatcattctgagTTGCGTGTGGATATTCGTGGTTCTTACTGTATCGCTCTGCACGGCTCCAGGAACCTCAACTGTTTTGCTGTCTGCAAGAACAATTTTGATTCTGTATGGTCCGCTTCCTATGCTGTACCGTAGCTGatcatttttttaggaaaaaaaataagagcaaTTATGATTAATTTTATGATAGCGGTTAAAACCTCGTGGATGTAGCTAAATGAAAATTCCTCCACAGTTCTAtgtttaaaatattaataataataatatttaatataattaataatttaatgtaatacatttaatataattaataatttttaatattttactttaataaaatatttaaaataaaactcaAAGATGACGAGCGTAGTAGTGCAAAAAGTAAACGTATATatgttaaaataaattaatgtattttaaaaaataataaataaacaacacatagaacaataataaaacaacagcaataaaaattgatattaaaaagtaataataaatagtgaaCTCATTaactcaataataataaatagtgacAAATGGTAAAGATTTTCTTATAGGAAATAGAGGACaaaattttgtagattttttttcagaacagaTGGggcaaatatttatttctattttttcatagatggagcaaatatttttcaaataaggCAAATATCACATTTTGAACAACATAATCTACTAAGAacttaataattttatattgGTATTATATGTTCCATTGTGACCAAAATGTAGctcaataatgtttttttttgatcacaGTCCCAATAtaagaatattcaaaaataaataatatgatcaATAAATAGTTTATAGAAAAGTTCAAAGGTGAAGACGTGACCCATCGGTAGGTCACGCTCAGCAGTCAATTCCTCGATGTGATCATGAGATTTCCAGGGATTCATGTATGAGTTATATTTGTTCTCTAtttcactttgtttttatttatattagtttttatttatctcATTTATATTacctttatttattcatattttttatttattttttatgaattCACATAAGTGAACCCATCTACAAAGGAAATCATCCCATTTGGTCCGGTAGGTGAGCCAAAAATGCATCTATGCGCTGAGCAATTTGTAcaatatttacattttaaaacttaaaaccacggattttctgaatttataGGAACTTTAAGCTGAAACATCCACCTGAAAGTAatcttctgtaaaaaaaaatccaagagcCAGATTCTATAGAAGGAATAAAGGGAATTGttcagaaaaacttttttctaggGTTTAGGTGTCCtaagaatgaggaaaaaagagcaaattcCTTATCGAACAAGTGCACAATATTTGATCTACAGTGATAATCCATGGTTCCCCGTCATTTTCGATCCACTTTCTCATCTCTACGGTGCCTCACTGCCTACCTAACCCCACTCCATAACCCCCTATCGATTTCAATCAATTTGGAACTTTTCTACTCTTACGGAAAAATCCTACCTGTAAAtcgctcttttctttttttcagaggtaTGGATAATTTTTAACTGCTCACGAATGAATTGTTTAGTTTTTCTACATTATTTTGGTTACTTTagtgttatttttatcacatGTATGCTCCAGAAACGCACAGATCTTCTCCGTTgtgattttccagaagaattttTCAGCATATCTACATTCATTCCTCATTCATTCGTACTCATTCCTTTTCGTTCTCTACaccactttatttttattactgagttatatttgttttctattttacttaatctttatttatattactttctatttatattgttCCCATTTATATTACgtaattttgtttattcatattttttactttattttttatttattttattattagtcATCTAGTTATTATTAGTCAGTAGTTAGTTATTAATTAGttctttattacttattactttgtTCCAGGTCAAgttctcttcaaatttcaagGCGGCTAATTCGAATTTTTATAGCTTTCGGAAAACTCGTACGTATTCAGGGAAAGTGTCAGATGACATACATCCGTGTTAGAATCAGGAGGCAGGTCAACTTTAGATTTTGCGTTGCATGGAACAGGGAAAGCTctcactttgttttttttttccgaagaaatcgataaaatttagaattccTGCGTGGTCCACGTTGGGACCGCACACGTTGCCTCCATACTATGGCAAGACCACACATATGGATGGCCCTGGACCACCCATGAACTGTAGTggattttatcgatttttctgcCATGAAAAGGCAAAACGTTCGCCGGCtgtttcaaagtttttctaCGTCGGACGTAGGAGCTAAGATGAAAACTactgttctttttcatttcaagagggaaaatttttttttgtattcccaagttttggttgtttttgaaTACAAACGAGATACAGGCACTAACTCTGCATTGAAATTCCGAACAATTATATaagtatattttatttttatttatatacttaTTCATAATCATtcattaaattctttttcatcCTATTTATGATTACATTATTTCTAAACAGTAATCTGTGGCTGCAACACACGGATCTTGAGCCTATAACTCCAGTTTCCAGCaacagttgttttctttcagtaaAATAACTTCACCAGTTCTTTACTCTCtgttccttgttttctttgtttgtttgtatcCACCTTATTTGTTTACTACAGTTACTGAGCTGTGAACTCCCGCTGTGGTGTATAGCCATAAGTAAATAGTTGTACTCATTACTACACGTTTCCTCCGTTTTCACTCCTTCGACCTATGgcctagtcttttttttttgaaaattttttttgaagaaaaaatgaataagagaTTTCTCCCCTCATTTGACTCTAAAGATGATATTGTTATATTTGCATTGTTATCATTTATGTTACCTTTAAtcgtttctgattttttatttatttttatttgtttaattattaGTCATCTAGTTGTTGTCAGGGTTTTATCTTAGCATTTAGCAAG
This is a stretch of genomic DNA from Necator americanus strain Aroian chromosome II, whole genome shotgun sequence. It encodes these proteins:
- a CDS encoding hypothetical protein (NECATOR_CHRII.G8225.T2), whose translation is MTYIRVRIRRQNSCVVHVGTAHVASILWQDHTYGWPWTTHELYSFGKDNVSSKTVGLPARIRMIETWVIYRIAAPRT
- a CDS encoding hypothetical protein (NECATOR_CHRII.G8225.T1), giving the protein MTYIRVRIRRIPAWSTLGPHTLPPYYGKTTHMDGPGPPMNCSGFYRFFCHEKAKRSPAVSKFFYVGRRS